In one Modestobacter sp. L9-4 genomic region, the following are encoded:
- the dnaN gene encoding DNA polymerase III subunit beta, with protein sequence MKFRVAREVLAEAVAWTARSLPPRPSVPVLAGIMLEVEGSQLSVSGFDYEVSARSEIDVQSTEAGRTLVPGRLLAEITRALPPHPVDVVAEGARLSITCGNARFSLPTLPVEDYPSLPSMPSAAGVVDSDAFAEAVSQVAVAAGRDDTLPMLTGVRLEIEGDMVTLAATDRYRLAVREFAWRPETPGLSAAVLVPARTLADAAKTLTSGPEVTLSLSSGGSGEGILGMTGKDRQTTTRLLDAEFVKYRAIMPSESSSFAELPVGLFTDAAKRVALVAERGTPLRCEFTPGQVTLKAGGTDDEGQAEERCDVVFDGDPLTIGFNPTFLLDGLAAVHTPRARMDFTTALKPAVLSGVDEPTGDDGEGRPAERPGSYRYLIMPVRLPG encoded by the coding sequence ATGAAGTTCCGGGTGGCACGCGAGGTGCTCGCCGAGGCCGTGGCATGGACGGCGCGCAGCCTGCCGCCCCGGCCGTCGGTGCCGGTGCTGGCCGGGATCATGCTGGAGGTCGAGGGCAGCCAGCTGTCGGTGTCCGGCTTCGACTACGAGGTCTCCGCCCGCTCCGAGATCGACGTCCAGTCCACCGAGGCCGGCCGCACCCTGGTCCCCGGCCGGCTGTTGGCCGAGATCACCCGGGCCCTGCCGCCGCACCCGGTCGACGTCGTCGCCGAGGGTGCCCGGCTGTCGATCACCTGTGGCAACGCCCGGTTCAGCCTGCCGACGCTGCCGGTGGAGGACTACCCGTCACTGCCGTCGATGCCCTCGGCCGCCGGCGTGGTCGACAGCGACGCCTTCGCCGAGGCCGTCAGCCAGGTCGCGGTGGCCGCCGGGCGCGACGACACCCTGCCGATGCTCACCGGCGTCCGGCTGGAGATCGAGGGCGACATGGTGACCCTGGCCGCCACCGACCGGTACCGCCTCGCCGTCCGCGAGTTCGCCTGGCGCCCGGAGACCCCGGGGCTGTCGGCGGCCGTGCTGGTGCCGGCGCGCACGCTCGCCGACGCCGCCAAGACCCTCACCAGCGGGCCGGAGGTCACGCTCTCGCTGTCCTCCGGCGGCTCCGGTGAGGGGATCCTGGGCATGACGGGCAAGGACCGGCAGACCACGACGCGGCTGCTGGACGCCGAGTTCGTCAAGTACCGGGCGATCATGCCCAGCGAGTCCTCCTCGTTCGCCGAGCTGCCGGTCGGGCTGTTCACCGACGCCGCCAAGCGCGTCGCCCTGGTCGCCGAGCGGGGGACCCCGCTGCGCTGCGAGTTCACCCCCGGCCAGGTCACGCTGAAGGCCGGCGGCACCGACGACGAGGGCCAGGCGGAGGAGCGCTGCGACGTCGTCTTCGACGGCGACCCGCTGACCATCGGCTTCAACCCGACGTTCCTGCTCGACGGGCTGGCCGCGGTGCACACCCCGCGCGCCCGGATGGACTTCACCACCGCGCTCAAGCCGGCGGTGCTGTCCGGTGTCGACGAGCCGACCGGCGACGACGGCGAGGGCCGCCCGGCGGAGCGCCCCGGCAGCTACCGCTACCTGATCATGCCGGTGCGCCTGCCGGGCTGA
- the gnd gene encoding phosphogluconate dehydrogenase (NAD(+)-dependent, decarboxylating), translated as MGADEPRPRGRRLRTLQRRGGSWTRRTASERPTAASRGPTRTSSTRRTGVQLGMIGLGKMGGNMAERVRRAGHEVVGYDRAPGTRDVDSLQGLVEALQAPRVVWVMVPAGDPTRATVRELGELLSPGDVVVDGGNSKYTDDKIHADELAEKGIGYVDAGVSGGVWGLQNGYALMVGGTAEDVAKVQPIFDALKPPAEAAEGAPVNPGAGFVHAGPVGAGHFAKMVHNGIEYAMMQAYGEGYELLEKVDLIQDVPGVVASWTQGTVIRSWLLDLLVRALQEDPELERITGYAEDSGEGRWTVEAAIDNAVPMPAISASLFARFSSRQDDSPTMKAVAALRNQFGGHAVRSIDTGVAEKPA; from the coding sequence ATGGGCGCCGACGAGCCCCGGCCCCGTGGTCGGCGGCTCAGGACCCTGCAGCGTCGCGGGGGCTCCTGGACACGCAGGACAGCGAGCGAGAGACCGACCGCGGCATCCCGCGGGCCGACGAGGACATCGAGTACGAGGAGGACCGGCGTGCAGCTGGGCATGATCGGGCTGGGCAAGATGGGCGGCAACATGGCCGAGCGCGTGCGTCGCGCCGGCCACGAGGTCGTCGGGTACGACCGGGCACCGGGCACGCGCGACGTCGACAGCCTGCAGGGGCTCGTCGAGGCGCTGCAGGCACCGCGCGTGGTCTGGGTGATGGTCCCCGCCGGTGACCCGACCCGGGCGACCGTCCGTGAGCTGGGCGAGCTGCTGTCCCCTGGCGACGTGGTCGTCGACGGTGGCAACTCGAAGTACACCGACGACAAGATCCACGCCGACGAGCTGGCGGAGAAGGGCATCGGCTACGTCGACGCCGGCGTCTCCGGCGGTGTCTGGGGCCTGCAGAACGGCTACGCGCTGATGGTCGGCGGCACGGCCGAGGACGTCGCGAAGGTCCAGCCCATCTTCGACGCGCTGAAGCCGCCGGCCGAGGCCGCCGAGGGTGCCCCGGTCAACCCGGGCGCGGGCTTCGTGCACGCCGGCCCCGTGGGCGCCGGGCACTTCGCCAAGATGGTCCACAACGGCATCGAGTACGCGATGATGCAGGCCTACGGCGAGGGCTACGAGCTGCTGGAGAAGGTCGACCTGATCCAGGACGTTCCCGGCGTCGTCGCCTCCTGGACCCAGGGCACCGTCATCCGCTCCTGGCTGCTGGACCTGCTGGTCCGCGCGCTCCAGGAGGACCCCGAGCTCGAGCGGATCACCGGCTACGCCGAGGACTCCGGCGAGGGCCGCTGGACCGTCGAGGCCGCGATCGACAACGCCGTCCCGATGCCGGCGATCTCCGCCTCGCTGTTCGCCCGCTTCTCCTCGCGTCAGGACGACTCCCCGACGATGAAGGCCGTCGCCGCGCTGCGCAACCAGTTCGGTGGCCACGCGGTGCGCTCCATCGACACCGGGGTGGCCGAGAAGCCCGCCTGA